One Schistocerca cancellata isolate TAMUIC-IGC-003103 chromosome 1, iqSchCanc2.1, whole genome shotgun sequence genomic region harbors:
- the LOC126190871 gene encoding uncharacterized protein LOC126190871 produces MSSFKCEVCGNEYSYRKTLKRHMSTVHPQKLSEMMPPDFTCKGSLKRNQQNIHGQLQQQGFKCTVCAFETDSKKCWIDHFQSVHGLCVIPEALEFSSEEEFLKWKEEMECATHTKFIKSCGTKFYDEGPTCYYVCHRSGQFTSKGDGRRHLKLTGSNKINGKCPAEIKVQYKEGKCHVTFVSTHVGHDLDLSHLNLTEKERMKIAEDIAAGIPFPTVLQKIQETVQSSNLERVHLTTMQDLHNIAAAYNLSSESVRHSNDAISVDAWVQEVQQSDNPCVLFYKPQETINDLYPELKSEDFVLIIMNNAQGEILTKCGSDCICVDGTHGLNGYDFEVTTLLVLDDMRQGFPCAFLISNRNDSDVLSIFFNCVKSQVGQISPKVFMTDLAESYSIAWNKTMGHPEMRLFCTWHVDRAWRANIKSKIRSLDKRNEVYKLVKSLMQVRDVAVFQESLVKALQKLNSDSETSEFGHYFKTYYEKNVKCWAYCHRMRSGLNTNMHLESMHKTLKYIHANAKQVKCLDKGISAFMSLVTAKLFDRLIVNVKGKLTSKMKNIHRKRKCSIPMNKDSIRKVGRGWEVPATKSHEVYLVEENNIFCNCKLVCTDCKVCIHRYSCTCIDYSIKLNMCKHIHNVCQLDSTEQNPFEISELQDAVATDVGDMSCINEKEVILKLVSGNANSCTPEALAEEKRKIISRFSEIVSGMSATEVQLANKMVTSLKVNVGAVRTSSGISFISPQRSLKRKLLPQRRLFSTKKKSSSKPISMAVPNAEETNNILRTLLDEGLYH; encoded by the exons ATGAGTtcttttaagtgtgaagtttgcggCAACGAGTATAGTTACCGCAAGACTCTGAAGAGGCATATGTCCACAGTCCATCCACAGAAGCTGAGCGAAATGATGCCTCCT GATTTTACTTGTAAAGGTAGTTTAAAACGCAACCAACAAAATATTCATGGCCAACTGCAACAGCAAGGGTTTAAGTGTACAGTGTGTGCATTTGAAACCGATTCAAAAAAGTGCTGGATCGATCATTTCCAGTCTGTACACGGATTATGTGTGATACCAGAAGCCCTGGAATtctccagtgaagaagaatttttaaaatggaaagaagaaatggaatgtgctacacataccaaattcattaaaagctgtggcaCTAAATTTTACGATGAGGGCCCCACATGTTATTACGTTTGCCATCGCTCAGGTCAGTTTACCTCCAAAGGTGATGGGAGAAGACATCTGAAATTGACAGGAAGCAACAAAATTAATGGCAAGTGCCCTGCAGAGATTAAAGTCCAATACAAAGAAGGAAAATGCCATGTTACTTTTGTGTCCACTCACGTTGGTCACGATCTGGACCTAAGTCATCTCAACCTGACGGAAAAAGAACGGATGAAGATAGCTGAAGACATTGCTGCAGGAATCCCATTTCCTACTGTCCTccaaaaaattcaagaaacagtGCAGAGTTCTAATTTGGAGAGAGTGCATCTTACAACGATGCAGGATTTGCATAATATTGCAGCGGCGTATAACCTGTCTTCAGAGTCAGTTAGACATTCAAATGATGCGATCAGTGTTGATGCTTGggtgcaagaagtgcagcaaagtgacaatccatgtgtattgttctataagcctcaagaaacaattaatgatCTGTACCCTGAACTGAAAAGTGAAGACTTTGTATTAATTATAATGAACAACGCACAAGGCGAAATATTAACTAAATGTGGAAGTGACTGTATTTGTGTCGATGGAACTCATGGTCTAAATGGCTATGATTTTGAAGTTACAACATTACTTGTACTGGATGATATGAGGCAAGGATTTCCATGTGCTTTCCTCATATCTAACAGGAATGATTCAGATGTTTTGAGTATATTTTTCAATTGTGTTAAGTCTCAGGTTGGACAGATTTCCCCAAAAGTATTCATGACAGACCTGGCAGAATCGTATAGTATCGCTTGGAACAAAACAATGGGACATCCTGAAATGAGACTTTTCTGTACCTGGCATGTCGATAGAGCCTGGAGGGCCAATATTAAGAGCAAAATTAGAAGTTTGGACAAGAGAAACGAGGTGTACAaacttgttaaatcgttaatgcagGTAAGAGATGttgctgtgtttcaagaatcgttgGTAAAAGCATTGCAGAAACTCAACAGCGATTCAGAGACTTCAGAATTTGGTCACTATTTCAAGACGtattatgaaaaaaatgtgaagtgttGGGCATATTGTCATAGGATGCGATCCGGACTCAACACAAACATGCACCTGGAGAGCATGCATAAGACATTGAAATATATACATGCTAATGCAAAGCAGGTAAAATGTTTGGACAAAGGTATATCCGCTTTTATGTCACTTGTAACAGCAAAGCTGTTTGACAGGCTCATTGTCAACGTGAAAGGGAAGctaacaagtaaaatgaaaaacattcaCCGTAAACGCAAATGCAGCATTCCGATGAATAAGGATTCAATTAGGAAGGTAGGCAGAGGTTGGGAAGTACCAGCCACAAAATCACATGAAGTTTACCTTGTAGAAGAAAATAATATCTTCTGTAACTGTAAATTAGTGTGCACTGACTGTAAAGTGTGCATTCATAGGTATTCCTGCACATGTATTGATTATAGCATTAAGTTAAATATGTGCAAGCATATACATAATGTTTGCCAACTAGACAGTACAGAACAAAATCCTTTTGAAATTTCTGAATTACAAGATGCAGTAGCTACAGATGTTGGAGATATGTCTTGCATTAATGAGAAAGAAGTGATTTTGAAGCTAGTAAGTGGAAATGCTAATTCCTGCACCCCAGAAGCATTGgcagaagagaagagaaaaattatttctaggttttcagaaattGTTTCTGGTATGTCAGCTACTGAAGTTCAGCTGGCTAACAAAATGGTGACTTCGTTGAAGGTTAATGTAGGTGCTGTTCGCACCAGTAGTGGTATCTCTTTCATTAGCCCACAAAGAAGTCTCAAGAGGAAACTTTTGCCCCAGAGGAGGCTGTTTTCAACAAAGAAGAAAAGTTCCTCAAAACCCATATCCATGGCAGTTCCTAATGCAGAAGAAACTAACAACATCCTGAGAACACTTCTGGATGAAGGTCTGTACCATTAA
- the LOC126190946 gene encoding uncharacterized protein LOC126190946, whose protein sequence is MSSFKCEVCGNEYSYRKTLKRHMSTVHPQKLSEMMPPVTDKEPSLCAFETDSKKCWIDHFQSVHGLCVIPEALEFSSEEEFLKWKEEMECATHSKFIKSCGTKFYDEGPTCYYVCHRSGQFTSKGDGRRHLKLTGSNKINGKCPAEIKVQYKEGKCHVTFVSTHVGHDLDLSHLNLTEKERMKIAEDIAAGIPFPTVLQKIQETVQSSNLERVHLTTMQDLHNIAAAYNLSSESVRHSNDAISVDAWVQEVQQSDNPCVLFYKPQETINDLYPELKSEDFVLIIMNNAQGEILTKCGSDCICVDGTHGLNGYDFEVTTLLVLDDMRNDSDVLSIFFNCVKSQVGQISPKVFMTDLAESYSIAWNKTMGHPEMRLFCTWHIDRAWRANIKSKIRSLDKRNEVYKLVKSLMQVRDVAVFQESLVKALQKLNSDSETSEFGHYFKTYYEKNVKCWAYCHRMRSGLNTNMHLESMHKTLKYIHANAKQVKCLDKGISAFMSLVTAKLFDRLIVNVKGKLTSKMKNIRRKHKCSILMNKDSIRKVGRGWEVPATKSHEVYLVEENNIFCNCKLVCTDCKVCIHRYSCTCIDYSIKLNMCKHIHNVCQLDSTEQNPFEISELQDAVATDVGDMSCINEKEVILKQVSGNANSCTPEALAEEKRKIISRFSEIVSGMSATEVQLANKMVTSLKVNVGAVRTSSGISFISPQRSLKRKLLPQRRLFSTKKKSSSKPISMAVPNAE, encoded by the exons ATGAGTtcttttaagtgtgaagtttgcggCAACGAGTATAGTTACCGCAAGACTCTGAAGAGGCATATGTCCACAGTCCATCCACAGAAGCTGAGCGAAATGATGCCTCCTGTTACAGATAAAGAGCCTTCGT TGTGTGCATTTGAAACCGATTCAAAAAAGTGCTGGATCGATCATTTCCAGTCTGTACACGGATTATGTGTGATACCAGAAGCCCTGGAATtctccagtgaagaagaatttttaaaatggaaagaagaaatggaatgtgctacacattccaaattcattaaaagctgtggcaCTAAATTTTACGATGAGGGCCCCACATGTTATTATGTTTGCCATCGCTCAGGTCAGTTTACCTCCAAAGGTGATGGGAGAAGACATCTGAAATTGACAGGAAGCAACAAAATTAATGGCAAGTGCCCTGCAGAGATTAAAGTCCAATACAAAGAAGGAAAATGCCATGTTACTTTTGTGTCCACTCACGTTGGTCACGATCTGGACCTAAGTCATCTCAACCTGACGGAAAAAGAACGGATGAAGATAGCTGAAGACATTGCTGCAGGAATCCCATTTCCTACTGTCCTccaaaaaattcaagaaacagtGCAGAGTTCTAATTTGGAGAGAGTGCATCTTACAACGATGCAGGATTTGCATAATATTGCAGCGGCGTATAACCTGTCTTCAGAGTCAGTTAGACATTCAAATGATGCGATCAGTGTTGATGCTTGggtgcaagaagtgcagcaaagtgacaatccatgtgtattgttctataagcctcaagaaacaattaatgatCTGTACCCTGAACTGAAAAGTGAAGACTTTGTATTAATTATAATGAACAACGCACAAGGCGAAATATTAACTAAATGTGGAAGTGACTGTATTTGTGTCGATGGGACTCATGGTCTAAATGGCTATGATTTTGAAGTTACAACATTACTTGTACTGGATGATATGAG GAATGATTCAGATGTTTTGAGTATATTTTTCAATTGTGTTAAGTCTCAGGTTGGACAGATTTCCCCAAAAGTATTCATGACAGACCTGGCAGAATCATATAGTATCGCTTGGAACAAAACAATGGGACATCCTGAAATGAGACTTTTCTGTACCTGGCACATCGATAGAGCCTGGAGGGCCAATATTAAGAGCAAAATTAGAAGTTTGGACAAGAGAAACGAGGTGTACAaacttgttaaatcgttaatgcagGTAAGAGATGttgctgtgtttcaagaatcgttgGTAAAAGCATTGCAGAAACTCAACAGCGATTCAGAGACTTCAGAATTTGGTCACTATTTCAAGACGtattatgaaaaaaatgtgaagtgttGGGCATATTGTCATAGGATGCGATCCGGACTCAACACAAACATGCACCTGGAGAGCATGCATAAGACATTGAAATATATACATGCTAATGCAAAGCAGGTAAAATGTTTGGACAAAGGTATATCCGCTTTTATGTCACTTGTAACAGCAAAGCTGTTTGACAGGCTCATTGTCAACGTGAAAGGGAAGctaacaagtaaaatgaaaaacattcGCCGTAAACACAAATGCAGCATTCTGATGAATAAGGATTCAATTAGGAAGGTAGGCAGAGGTTGGGAAGTACCAGCCACAAAATCACATGAAGTTTACCTTGTAGAAGAAAATAATATCTTCTGTAATTGTAAATTAGTGTGCACTGACTGTAAAGTGTGCATTCATAGGTATTCCTGCACATGTATTGATTATAGCATTAAGTTAAATATGTGCAAGCATATACATAATGTTTGCCAACTAGACAGTACAGAACAAAATCCTTTTGAAATTTCTGAATTACAAGATGCAGTAGCTACAGATGTTGGAGATATGTCTTGCATTAATGAGAAAGAAGTGATTTTGAAGCAAGTAAGTGGAAATGCTAATTCCTGCACCCCAGAAGCATTGgcagaagagaagagaaaaattatttctaggttttcagaaattGTTTCTGGTATGTCAGCTACTGAAGTTCAGCTGGCTAACAAAATGGTGACTTCGTTGAAGGTTAATGTAGGTGCTGTTCGCACCAGTAGTGGTATCTCTTTCATTAGCCCACAAAGAAGTCTCAAGAGGAAACTTTTGCCCCAGAGGAGGCTGTTTTCAACAAAGAAGAAAAGTTCCTCAAAACCCATATCCATGGCAGTTCCTAATGCAGAATAA
- the LOC126191016 gene encoding uncharacterized protein LOC126191016 encodes MGSEPIMIFGSLNKQKIIILGEAGTHASVPLEMFRVVSLYITVVHITLPKPTDYLTYQMSTCMSLTLFPHLFDSDVLSCYKNFTEAIKTNGKTGEAILTLRLILEERLRKGKPTFLAFVDLEKAFDIVDWNTLFQILKVPGVKYRERKAIYNLYRNQMAVIRVEGHEREAVVGKGVRQGIKIHGEEIKTLRFADDIVILSETAKDLEEQLNGMDSVLKGGYKMNINKSKTRIMECSQIKSGDAEGIRLGNETLKVVKEFCYLGSKITDDGRSREDIKCRLAMARKAFLKKRNLLTSNIDLGVRKSFLKVFVWSVAMYGSETWTITSLDKKRIEAFEMWCYRRMLKIRWVDHVTNEELTFSDDLCNKFALMHLKYGKWSH; translated from the exons ATGGGAAGTGAGCCAATAATGATATTTGGCTCCCTCAATAAACA aaagattattattttggGTGAAGCTGGAACACATGCTTCTGTCCCTTTGGAAATGTTCAGAGTTGTTTCACTGTA cattactgtTGTGCATATCACACTACCAAAGCCAACTGACTATTTGACCTATCAGATGTCCACTTGTATGTCACTTACACTGTTTCCACATTTGTTTGATTCTGATGTATTAAGTtgttataaaaattttactgaGGCAATAAAA acgaatggaaaaactggtgaggcaatactgaccttacgacttatcttggaagaaagattaagaaaaggcaaacctacatttctagcatttgtagacttagagaaagcttttgacattgttgactggaatactctctttcaaattctgaaggtgccaggggtaaaatacagggagcgaaaggctatttacaatttgtacagaaaccagatggcagttataagagtcgaggggcatgaaagagaagcagtggttgggaaaggagtgagacagg gtattaaaattcatggagaagaaataaaaactttgaggttcgccgatgacattgtaattctgtcagagacagcaaaggacttggaagagcagttgaacggaatggacagtgtcttgaaaggaggatataagatgaacatcaacaaaagcaaaacgaggataatggaatgtagtcaaattaagtcgggtgatgctgagggaattagattaggaaatgagacacttaaagtagtaaaggagttttgctatttagggagtaaaataaccgatgatggtcgaagtagagaggatataaaatgtagactggcaatggcaaggaaagcgtttctcaagaagagaaatttgttaacatcgaatatagatttaggtgtcaggaagtcgtttctgaaagtatttgtatggagtgtagccatgtatggaagtgagacatggacgataactagtttggacaagaagagaatagaagctttcgaaatgtggtgctacagaagaatgctgaagataaggtgggtagatcacgtaactaatgaggag CTGACTTTTTCAGATGATCTGTGTAACAAGTTTGCACTTATGCACCTGAAGTATGGCAAGTGGTCTCATTAG